The Bombus fervidus isolate BK054 chromosome 8, iyBomFerv1, whole genome shotgun sequence genome window below encodes:
- the Stip1 gene encoding stress-induced phosphoprotein 1 yields MDQVYVLKQKGNSALQEGRYEEAIKHYTEAIGLDENNHVLYSNRSAAYAKAGKYKQALEDAEKTVSLKPDWGKGYSRMGSALAYLGKLNASIKAYETGLQHEPDNAQLQSGLAEVKAQRLMMSNPFNRPDLFVKLANDPRTKGFLLDPEYLKLLDTLRNNSEAAAEMITDKRVLTTLSVLMNMDTDMEIETNSSQQSEPPKPKQESPKPQKKEEEDCNTPQKLAQREKQLGNEAYKQKKFEPALQHYNKAVELDPTEIIYLLNIAAVYFEQKEYDKCIAQCEKAIEVGRENRADFKLIAKAFTRIGHAYKKMENWKQAKVYYEKSMSEHRTPEIKTLLSDIDKIIKEEERKAYIDPVKAEEEKELGNQKYKEGDYPTAIKHYSEAIKRNPDDPKYYSNRAACYTKLAAFDLGLKDCEKCVEIDPKFIKGWIRKGKILQGMQQQGKALTAYQKALELDPSNSEALEGYRSCAVSVSSNPEEVRKRAMADPEVQSILRDPAMRLILEQMQSDPRALQDHLKNKDVAAKLQKLLESGLIAIH; encoded by the exons ATGGACCAG GTATATGTACTAAAACAGAAAGGTAATTCTGCTTTACAAGAAGGAAGATATGAAGAGGctattaaacattatacaGAAGCAATTGGCTTAGATGAAAATAATCATGTTTTATATAGTAATAGATCTGCAGCGTATGCTAAAGCAGGAAAGTACAAACAAGCTTTGGAAGATGCTGAGAAAACTGTAAGTTTAAAGCCTGATTGGGGAAAAGGATATTCACGTATGGGCAGTGCATTGGCTTATTTAGGTAAATTAAATGCATCGATCAAAGCATATGAAACTGGCCTGCAACATGAACCTGATAATGCCCAACTTCAAAGTGGTTTGGCTGAAGTGAAAGCTCAACGGTTAATGATGTCAAATCCCTTCAATAGACCAGATTTATTTGTGAAGCTTGCAAACGATCCTAGAACCAAAGGCTTTTTATTAGAtccagaatatttaaaacttcTAGATACTCTCAGAAATAATTCAGAGGCTGCTGCTGAGATGATAACGGACAAAAGGGTACTTACAACTCTTAGTGTATTAATGAATATGGATACTGACATGGAAATAGAAACAAACTCATCTCAGCAATCAGAACCTCCAAAACCTAAACAAGAATCGCCTAAGCctcagaagaaagaagaagaagattgtAATACACCTCAGAAGCTTGCACAGCGTGAAAAGCAATTAGGCAATGAAGCTTATAAACAAAAGAAGTTTGAGCCAGCCCTTCAACACTATAACAAAGCAGTAGAATTAGATCCTACAGAAATTATTTACTTACTAAACATAGCAGCAGTATATTTTGAACAAAAAGAGTATGACAAATGTATCGCTCAATGTGAAAAAGCCATTGAAGTTGGAAGAGAAAATAGAGCAGACTTTAAGTTAATAGCTAAAGCATTCACTAGAATTGGACATGCATATAAAAAGATGGAAAACTGGAAACAAGCTAAAGTGTATTATGAGAAATCCATGTCAGAACACAGAACACCCGAAATTAAAACTCTTCTTTCAGATATTGATAAAATcatcaaagaagaagaaagaaaagcatATATCGACCCAGTAAaagcagaagaagaaaaggaacttGGCAATCAAAAATACAAAGAGGGTGATTATCCAACAGCTATAAAACATTACTCAGAGGCTATCAAAAGAAATCCAGATGACCCAAAATATTATAGCAACAGAGCTGCCTGTTATACAAAATTAGCAGCGTTCGATCTCGGGTTGAAGGATTGCGAGAAATGTGTTGAAATTGATCCCAAGTTTATCAAAGGATGGATAAGGAAAGGGAAGATATTACAAGGAATGCAACAACAAGGAAAAGCACTTACTGCTTACCAAAAAGCATTGGAATTAGATCCTTCGAATAGCGAAGCATTAGAAGGATATCGCTCATGTGCCGTTTCTGTTAGTTCCAATCCCGAGGAAGTAAGAAAGAGAGCAATGGCAGATCCAGAAGTTCAAAGTATATTACGGGATCCTGCGATGAGACTTATATTAGAGCAGATGCAAAGTGATCCTAGAGCTTTACAAGA cCACCTGAAGAATAAAGATGTAGCAGCAAAATTGCAAAAACTTTTGGAGTCGGGTCTCATAGCTATTCActga
- the Cact gene encoding NF-kappa-B inhibitor cactus: MWHSPRTTPMESNVPENEQQQKCEDQRNSSHADSGFLSSGNLQISSELCDYELNAATTAPVAPEPMRADSGVDLGLSESLSQLTLKQVTLNPLASGKVQVEPTVELTPVISEKLEQEDASTLRHEPHQSLDKPLNKEPWQLYYTQDDDGDTLLHMAIVQGFLEAAFSLIRMAPHACLLNILNDDCQSPLHLAVLTRQPRIVRRLILAGANPALRNFRGNTALHLACATGDLASAKALTDPLTHVERNYLHQGKEVPALPQNLEQRNYDGEMCLHIAASSGQVELVRLLLRLGADLEAREALAGRTALHLALEHGCRSVVAFLLQECKPCLDTQTYAGLTAYQVALCYDIQLARELVRLGATPEPLPESDSDSSDEDESSAANNYLPAIVRLRQNVVGVKV; this comes from the exons ATGTGGCATTCGCCGAGAACGACACCGATGGAGAGCAATGTTCCAGAAAACGAACAACAACAAAAGTGCGAAGATCAACGTAATTCGAGCCACGCCGATTCCGGATTTCTCTCCAGTGGGAATCTCCAAATCAGTTCGGAGCTGTGCGACTACGAATTGAATGCTGCAACAACCGCACCCGTCGCCCCGGAACCAATGAGAGCAGATAGCGGCGTGGATCTTGGCTTAAGCGAAAGCTTGAGCCAGCTTACATTGAAACAAGTTACATTAAATCCTCTGGCAAGCGGCAAGGTTCAGGTTGAACCTACCGTTGAATTGACTCCGGTAATCTCCGAAAAACTCGAGCAAGAAGATGCTTCAACGTTGCGACATGAGCCGCATCAATCCCTTGACAAACCGCTCAATAAGGAACCTTGGCAGCTCTACTATACTCAGGACGACGATGGTGACAC gCTACTTCATATGGCCATAGTGCAAGGCTTTCTGGAAGCTGCGTTCAGCTTGATAAGAATGGCGCCACATGCCTGCCTTTTAAATATCCTGAACGATGACTGCCAATCGCCCCTGCACCTGGCCGTATTGACACGACAACCGAGGATCGTTAGACGGCTTATTTTGGCAGGTGCAAATCCGGCATTGAGGAACTTCCGCGGAAACACAGCCCTTCATTTGGCGTGTGCTACCGGGGATCTTGCCTCCGCAAAGGCCCTTACCGATCCGTTAACACATGTTGAAAGGAATTACCTACACCAAGGAAAGGAAGTGCCTGCCCTGCCACAAAACTTAGAACAACGGAATTACGATG GAGAAATGTGTTTGCACATAGCCGCCTCATCGGGTCAAGTAGAGTTGGTACGGCTTCTGCTACGCCTCGGAGCGGATCTTGAAGCCAGAGAAGCATTGGCGGGGAGAACAGCTCTTCACCTCGCTTTGGAGCATGGGTGTCGGTCAGTGGTCGCGTTCCTCCTTCAGGAGTGCAAGCCTTGCTTGGATACGCAAACCTACGCCGGACTCACTGCATATCAGGTAGCTCTGTGCTACGATATTCAACTCGCAAGGGAATTAGTAAGACTGGGCGCAACACCGGAACCGCTTCCAGAGTCAGATTCCGACAGCAGCGATGAAGACGAAAGCTCTGCagctaataattatttacccGCGATCGTGAGACTTCGACAAAACGTGGTCGGTGTCAaagtatag
- the LOC139990056 gene encoding DNA replication complex GINS protein PSF1, whose product MYGRKGFELISELDLYSDILPFNEVLVKEVLQEMQCLYDANVADSNVIRNDDNMALLPSVQLRHTALKRNKRCVLAYVYNRMRKLRELRWELGSILPPEINSNLLNAEIQWFQSYNKSLAKYMRSLGEDHGFNLTTNMVPPKTPYVEVKCVEDFGRLELDDGQVILLKKNTYHLLPRSVCEPLIRQGILEHKNT is encoded by the exons atgtatggaAGAAAAGGCTTTGAGCTTATTTCAGAACTAGATTTATATTCTGATATATTACCATTCAAT gagGTACTTGTTAAAGAAGTTTTACAGGAGATGCAATGTCTCTATGATGCAAATGTAGCAGATAG CAATGTCATTAGGAATGATGATAATATGGCATTATTGCCATCAGTACAGTTGAGACATACagcattaaaaagaaataaaagatgtgTCTTAGCATACGTATATAACAGAATGAGAAAACTAAGAGAATTACGATGGGAATTAGGGAGCATTCTACCACCAGAAATAAATTCCAATCTATTAAATGCTGAAATTCAATGGTTTCAGTCATATAATAAGTCTTTAGCTAAATACATGAGATCTTTAGGAGAAGACCATGGGTTTAATCTAACAACAAACATGGTACCTCCAAAAACTCCTTATGTAGag GTCAAATGTGTAGAGGATTTTGGAAGATTGGAATTAGATGATGGACAAGTTATTTTGCTAAAAAAGAATACATATCATTTGCTACCAAGATCTGTATGTGAACCATTGATACGACAAGGAATTCTTGAACATAagaatacatga